A window of the Natronomonas salina genome harbors these coding sequences:
- a CDS encoding DHH family phosphoesterase: MDRLVLGCGTIGLSLVERLAGRPGSLLVLVDDEHRVASLREEGVDARDVDVTDGAAIRAVAGDADSVVVAPDGSDRARELARVARETYPGAFVLACLGYDATEAHRTAVAEYADRTVDVAGESAAYLDERAGDRGIRTRKLQSVLRNLEGTLAVVAHDNPDPDAIASAVGLQRVAEAAGTEAEVCYYGEISHQENRALVNLLEYDLRNLSPGEDLSSFAGFALVDHSRPGINDGLPRETPIDVVIDHHPPRAPVEARFVDLRSDVGATSTLVTGYLDQLGVEPAADLATGLLYGILTDTQGFSREVSRPDFEAAARLVEHVDSGAIERIESPSVTAETLDIVAGAIGNRRIEDDVLTTGVGAISDRDALAQAADRLLEMEGVDTTLVFGYTDDVVYVSARSRGTELDLGEALRDAFGQIGSAGGHADMAGAQIPVGILVEETDEADRESVIEEIVTERFFETLGIELDRAAAMVYGDFLGTDGALD, from the coding sequence ATGGACCGGCTGGTGCTGGGCTGTGGGACGATCGGGCTGTCGCTCGTCGAGCGGCTGGCCGGGCGGCCGGGGTCGCTCCTCGTGCTCGTCGACGACGAGCACCGGGTGGCGTCGCTCCGTGAGGAGGGCGTCGACGCCAGGGACGTCGACGTCACCGACGGGGCGGCGATCCGCGCCGTCGCCGGTGACGCCGACAGCGTCGTCGTGGCGCCGGACGGCAGCGACCGGGCGCGGGAACTCGCCCGCGTCGCCCGGGAGACCTACCCCGGCGCGTTCGTCCTCGCGTGCCTCGGCTACGACGCGACCGAGGCCCACCGCACGGCGGTCGCCGAGTACGCCGACCGGACTGTCGACGTCGCGGGCGAGTCGGCGGCGTACCTCGACGAGCGGGCCGGCGACAGGGGGATCCGCACCCGGAAGCTCCAGAGCGTCCTCCGGAACCTCGAGGGGACGCTGGCGGTCGTCGCCCACGACAACCCCGACCCGGACGCCATCGCCTCGGCGGTCGGCCTCCAGCGGGTCGCCGAGGCCGCCGGCACCGAGGCCGAGGTCTGCTACTACGGCGAGATCAGCCACCAGGAGAACCGCGCGCTCGTGAACCTCCTGGAGTACGACCTCCGGAACCTGTCGCCGGGCGAGGACCTCTCGTCGTTCGCCGGGTTCGCGCTCGTCGACCACTCGCGGCCGGGCATCAACGACGGCCTGCCGCGAGAGACGCCGATCGACGTCGTCATCGACCACCACCCGCCGCGGGCGCCGGTGGAAGCGCGGTTCGTCGACCTCCGGAGCGACGTCGGCGCGACGAGCACGCTCGTCACCGGCTACCTCGACCAGCTGGGCGTCGAGCCGGCCGCCGACCTCGCGACCGGCCTGCTGTACGGCATCCTGACCGACACCCAGGGGTTCAGCCGCGAGGTCTCGCGACCGGACTTCGAGGCGGCGGCGAGGCTCGTCGAGCACGTCGACAGCGGCGCCATAGAGCGCATCGAGTCGCCCAGCGTCACCGCGGAGACCCTCGACATCGTCGCCGGCGCCATCGGGAACCGCCGCATCGAGGACGACGTGCTGACGACAGGCGTCGGCGCCATCTCGGACCGCGACGCGCTCGCGCAGGCGGCCGACCGCCTCCTCGAGATGGAGGGGGTCGACACGACCCTCGTGTTCGGCTACACCGACGACGTCGTCTACGTATCCGCGCGCTCGCGGGGGACGGAGCTCGATTTGGGGGAGGCCCTCAGGGACGCCTTCGGCCAGATCGGCAGCGCGGGCGGGCACGCGGACATGGCCGGCGCCCAGATCCCGGTCGGCATCCTCGTCGAGGAGACCGACGAGGCCGACCGGGAGTCGGTCATCGAGGAGATCGTCACCGAGCGGTTCTTCGAGACGCTCGGCATCGAACTCGACCGCGCCGCCGCGATGGTCTACGGCGACTTCCTCGGGACGGAC
- a CDS encoding NADH-quinone oxidoreductase subunit N: MVSASNWLLLAPTGAFVVAALLLFVVDSISPEDASGTVLSAIATAGSVVAMALSGVLLLAGVAEGGVELFDGQLVVDGMSLLFTFIFGSVTALVAVASADYLKGLPHKSEYYLLALLAATGMALMASANSLAVVFIALELSSLPSYALVAYLKQNRGSVEAGLKYFLIGALSSSILVYGISLVYAATGSLLLPDVASAAGEAANTYPGVLGVGILMVLAGVAFKTASVPFHFWAPDAYEGAPAPVAAFLSSASKAAGFVVAFRVFTVAFPIADVATSVDWVLAFQVLAVVTMTVGNFAAATQENVKRMLAYSSIGHAGYVLIGLAALGGAGSADAGSTVLGAGMLHLLVYGFMNTGAFLFIALAEYWDVGRTFEDYNGLATQAPLACVAMTVFLFSLAGLPVGGGFISKYYLFAGAVGAGVWWLALVGAVNSALSLFYYSRVVKAMWIEDPAEGAVEIESYPTALYAAVLAAAVVTVVLLPGLVVFDNAAFDAAAALL, encoded by the coding sequence ATGGTGAGCGCGAGTAACTGGCTGCTGCTGGCGCCGACCGGCGCGTTCGTCGTCGCGGCGCTGCTGCTGTTCGTGGTCGACTCGATCAGTCCGGAGGACGCGAGCGGTACCGTGCTGTCGGCCATCGCGACCGCCGGCTCGGTCGTCGCGATGGCGCTGTCCGGCGTCCTGCTGCTCGCCGGCGTCGCCGAGGGCGGCGTCGAGCTGTTCGACGGCCAGCTGGTCGTCGACGGCATGAGCCTGCTGTTCACGTTCATCTTCGGCAGCGTGACGGCGCTGGTCGCCGTCGCCTCCGCGGACTACCTGAAGGGGCTGCCCCACAAGTCCGAGTACTACCTGCTGGCGCTGCTGGCGGCGACCGGGATGGCGCTGATGGCCTCCGCCAACAGCCTGGCCGTCGTGTTCATCGCCCTGGAGCTGTCGTCGCTGCCCTCGTACGCGCTGGTCGCGTACCTCAAGCAGAACCGCGGCTCCGTCGAGGCGGGCCTGAAGTACTTCCTCATCGGGGCGCTGTCCTCGAGCATCCTCGTCTACGGCATCTCGCTGGTGTACGCCGCGACGGGCAGCCTGCTGCTGCCCGACGTCGCGTCGGCGGCCGGCGAGGCGGCCAACACCTACCCCGGCGTCCTCGGCGTCGGCATCCTGATGGTGCTCGCCGGCGTCGCGTTCAAGACCGCCTCGGTGCCGTTCCACTTCTGGGCGCCGGACGCCTACGAGGGCGCGCCCGCGCCGGTCGCGGCGTTCCTGTCGTCGGCCTCGAAGGCCGCCGGGTTCGTCGTGGCCTTCCGCGTGTTCACGGTCGCCTTCCCCATCGCGGACGTCGCCACGAGCGTCGACTGGGTGCTCGCCTTCCAGGTGCTCGCCGTCGTCACGATGACGGTCGGCAACTTCGCGGCGGCGACCCAGGAGAACGTCAAGCGCATGCTGGCGTACTCCTCAATCGGCCACGCCGGCTACGTCCTCATCGGGCTGGCCGCCCTCGGCGGCGCGGGATCGGCCGACGCCGGTTCGACGGTGCTCGGCGCCGGCATGCTCCACCTGCTCGTCTACGGCTTCATGAACACGGGCGCGTTCCTGTTCATCGCCCTGGCCGAGTACTGGGACGTCGGCCGCACCTTCGAGGACTACAACGGCCTCGCCACGCAGGCGCCGCTGGCCTGCGTCGCGATGACCGTCTTCCTGTTCTCGCTGGCCGGCCTCCCGGTCGGCGGCGGCTTCATCTCGAAGTACTACCTCTTCGCGGGCGCGGTCGGCGCCGGCGTCTGGTGGCTCGCGCTCGTCGGCGCGGTCAACAGCGCGCTGAGCCTGTTCTACTACAGCCGCGTCGTCAAGGCGATGTGGATCGAGGACCCCGCCGAGGGGGCCGTCGAGATCGAGAGCTACCCGACGGCGCTGTACGCCGCGGTGCTGGCGGCGGCCGTCGTGACGGTCGTCCTGCTGCCGGGCCTCGTCGTCTTCGACAACGCGGCCTTCGACGCCGCCGCCGCGCTGCTGTAA